One Dermacentor andersoni chromosome 6, qqDerAnde1_hic_scaffold, whole genome shotgun sequence genomic window carries:
- the LOC126521949 gene encoding guided entry of tail-anchored proteins factor 1-like, whose protein sequence is MGTQESYVFFWFVTFCGMFTAFIPFVVRMVLQVISQETEMESNMRRQVCDLRAELGSMNIVDEFAKYAKIQRKINKMSEELAHQAQLKSMYTFKVRLAVTALLYALMSMTVIYLVWNYRTQPVVILPEAWLSPVGALLAPASASPGGIGLTPWLLVSGSVGRQIAKHL, encoded by the exons ATGGGAACTCAAGAAAGCTATGTCTTCTTTTGGTTCGTGACGTTCTGCGGCATGTTTACGGCATTCATCCCATTTGTCGTCAGAATG GTGCTTCAGGTGATTTCACAGGAGACAGAGATGGAATCGAACATGCGTCGACAAGTATGTGATCTCAGGGCCGAACTTGGAAGCATGAACATAGTCGACGAGTTCGCGAAGTATGCAAAGATACAACGAAAAATTAACAAGATGTCGGAAGAGCTGGCGCACCAGG CTCAGCTAAAGTCTATGTACACATTCAAGGTGAGGCTGGCAGTCACAGCACTTCTCTATGCACTCATG AGTATGACAGTCATTTACCTTGTGTGGAACTACAGGACGCAACCTGTTGTGATTTTGCCAGAGGCATGGCTCTCACCTGTTGGTGCACTACTTGCACCTGCATCTGCTTCACCAG GTGGGATTGGGCTCACACCTTGGCTCCTGGTGTCTGGTTCAGTTGGGCGACAGATTGCAAAGCATCTATAG